One stretch of Leptospira mtsangambouensis DNA includes these proteins:
- a CDS encoding esterase/lipase family protein: MIRKGLLAILVTFALAAPVLASSGSSSKPLAGTYPIILSHGLFGWGENSGGIISIINYWGGTDDYLRSQGATVFAPGKTAANSNEVRAQELKAAILTYAAATNYTGKFHILGHSQGGLDSRYMVSNLGLSGRTATLTTLNTPHYGSPIADIVKTVLPSWIQPFVASVVETLVKLVYGGTNQQNALAALASLSKEGLTAFNGYTPNKTGVKYFSYGSSITIPDLIQHPLMGILHPACGAGGLFQGQGFTNDGLVPLSSQKWGTWKGGPSYGIFTTGIDHLQASNTLRSGSLWYDVEGFYMDMASNMKANQ; encoded by the coding sequence ATGATTCGTAAAGGTCTTTTAGCCATTCTTGTAACATTTGCGCTCGCAGCTCCCGTTCTCGCTAGTTCCGGTTCTTCTTCCAAACCACTTGCAGGCACTTATCCCATTATCCTTTCTCATGGTCTTTTTGGCTGGGGCGAAAACTCCGGTGGAATCATTAGCATCATCAACTATTGGGGTGGAACAGATGATTACCTCAGAAGCCAAGGCGCAACCGTATTTGCTCCTGGAAAAACGGCAGCCAACTCCAACGAAGTGCGAGCTCAGGAACTAAAAGCTGCCATTCTAACTTACGCAGCTGCAACAAACTACACAGGAAAATTCCATATCCTCGGTCACTCCCAAGGTGGACTCGATAGCCGTTATATGGTTTCTAACCTAGGACTTTCTGGTCGCACAGCAACTCTCACGACCCTCAACACACCTCACTACGGATCTCCGATTGCTGACATTGTAAAAACAGTTCTTCCTAGTTGGATCCAACCATTTGTTGCAAGTGTTGTAGAAACTCTTGTGAAACTTGTTTATGGTGGAACCAACCAACAAAATGCTTTGGCGGCTTTGGCTTCACTCTCCAAAGAAGGACTCACTGCTTTTAACGGATACACTCCGAACAAAACTGGTGTGAAGTATTTCTCTTACGGATCTTCTATCACAATTCCTGACCTCATCCAACACCCTCTTATGGGAATCCTTCACCCTGCTTGTGGGGCTGGTGGACTTTTCCAAGGACAAGGATTTACAAACGATGGACTTGTTCCACTTTCTTCACAAAAATGGGGAACTTGGAAAGGTGGACCTTCTTATGGAATCTTCACAACAGGAATTGACCATTTACAAGCATCCAACACTCTCCGTTCCGGAAGTCTATGGTATGATGTAGAAGGATTCTACATGGATATGGCTTCTAACATGAAGGCAAATCAGTAA
- a CDS encoding GNAT family N-acetyltransferase, protein MIRDLTESDRNQTIELVNQFYRKVNELELDGVFRIRPRAATKFTDIYFKLIGTGKVYMRGFFEDQELVSLLIGRIEEKPHLEEERSLFIDLAVTKLGKKKKGYMSELLKDVDLWCKEKSIPTIELRAILQNKEAVEFWDKSSFERFYIRYRKRVE, encoded by the coding sequence GTGATCAGGGACTTAACAGAATCCGATAGAAATCAAACCATCGAACTCGTAAATCAGTTTTATCGAAAGGTAAACGAACTCGAGTTAGATGGTGTTTTTCGCATCAGACCCCGCGCTGCTACCAAATTCACTGACATCTATTTCAAACTCATCGGCACAGGGAAAGTGTATATGCGTGGGTTTTTCGAAGACCAAGAGCTTGTATCCTTACTCATTGGACGGATCGAAGAAAAACCTCACTTAGAAGAAGAAAGAAGTTTATTCATTGATTTGGCCGTTACAAAATTGGGGAAAAAGAAAAAAGGATATATGTCCGAACTTTTGAAAGATGTGGATCTTTGGTGCAAAGAAAAATCCATTCCGACAATCGAACTTCGAGCCATTTTACAGAACAAAGAAGCTGTGGAATTCTGGGACAAATCTTCTTTTGAAAGATTTTATATTCGTTACCGCAAACGCGTGGAATAA